CAGTGAGGACCATCTCGCCGCGCGGCGCAGGCAGATCCTCGACGGTGCCCGTCGCTGCTTCGCCGAATACGGTTACGACGGCGCGACCGTGCGACTGCTCGAAGATGCCACGGGTCTGTCCCGTGGCGCGATCTTCCACCATTTCAAGGACAAGGACGGACTGTTCCTCGCCCTCGCCCAGGAGGATGCGAGACGGATGGCCGACGTCGCGGCCAACGAGGGTCTCGTGCAGGTCATGCGCGACATGCTGTCCTCCCCCGACCAGTTCGACTGGCTCGGGACGCGGCTCGAGATCACGCGCCGTCTCCGCACCGACCCCGAGTTCGCGAGGGCGTGGACGCAGCATTCGGCCGAACTCACCGAGGCCACCGTCGGACGCCTCGAACGGCAGCGGGAAGCGGGCCGGCTGCGCGACGACGTGCCGACGGAAGTCGTCCTGGGTTATCTCGACCTCGTGCTCGACGGACTCGTCGCCCGCCTCGCTTCTGGGCACACCGAACAGGACCTCGTCGCGGTTCTGGACCTCGTCGAGGAATCCGTGCGCCGGCGCGACTGACGCGCCGGATCTGTTCCTCACGCCTTCTCGTCGCTCGCTGCCGCCCGACGACGGTTCGGGCCGCCGCGGCCCCGCAGCCGCACCTGCGACTCCACGAGAACGTTGTGCACGAAACCGTAGGATCGACCGGTTTCCTGCGCGAGCCTCCGAATGCTCGCGCCTTCCTCGTAGCGGCGCTTCAGATCCTCCTGCAAGCGGTCCCGCGATTCCCCTGTAACTCGGGCTCCCTTCGCGTAGGTCGTCTCTCCACCACCGGAATTTCGCGCCATCGGATCCTCCCTGCGCCCTCGCCAAAGGTCCCTTTCCCAGGCTAGAGGACTGTCAGGTTGCGCGGACGCAGATCGGACCAGCGGGAGCGGATCGGGGGACGGATCCGACCGGAGGCCCGATCAGGCGAGCTGGATGAGCTCGAGGTATTCCTGGGACCAGTGGTCCTCGGTTCCGTCGGGAAGCAGGATCACACGTTCCGGGTCGAGGGCCTCGGCCGCACCCGGATCGTGGGTGACCAGCACGACGGCACCCTCATAGCTGCGCAGGGCGTCGAGCACCTGCTCGCGCGAGACGGGATCGAGGTTGTTGGTCGGCTCGTCGAGGAGCAGCACGTTCGCCGCGGACGAGACGAGCCCCGCCAGGGCGAGTCGCGTCTTCTCACCGCCGGAGAGCGTTCCGGCCGGCTGCTCTAGCTGCGGACCGGTGAACATGAACGCGCCGAGCAGTCCCCGCAGGTCCTGTTCGCCGGCGTCGGGAGCGGCGTGCCGGATGTTCTCCCATACCGTCGCCGAGTCGTCGATGGTGTCGTGCTCCTGCGCGAAGTAGCCGACCTTCAGGCCGTGACCCGGCACGAGTTC
This window of the Rhodococcus pyridinivorans genome carries:
- a CDS encoding helix-turn-helix domain-containing protein codes for the protein MARNSGGGETTYAKGARVTGESRDRLQEDLKRRYEEGASIRRLAQETGRSYGFVHNVLVESQVRLRGRGGPNRRRAAASDEKA
- a CDS encoding TetR/AcrR family transcriptional regulator; protein product: MPKVSEDHLAARRRQILDGARRCFAEYGYDGATVRLLEDATGLSRGAIFHHFKDKDGLFLALAQEDARRMADVAANEGLVQVMRDMLSSPDQFDWLGTRLEITRRLRTDPEFARAWTQHSAELTEATVGRLERQREAGRLRDDVPTEVVLGYLDLVLDGLVARLASGHTEQDLVAVLDLVEESVRRRD